A single Roseinatronobacter monicus DNA region contains:
- a CDS encoding NADPH-dependent FMN reductase — MSVKPRIAIILGTTRDSRFGNTPADWILNRAKARADWDVELVDLKSFDLPLFNEVASNAWAPSESSAALAWQAEIAKYDGYIFVTPEYNRSITGALKNALDQAYVEWNKKAFGIVSYGSVGGTRAAEHLRSIGIELQMASTRSAVHIGGSDFFSVHPLGGDPKPIESIEGSIGGSADSMLDELDWWTRATMAARG, encoded by the coding sequence ATGTCTGTGAAACCACGTATCGCCATTATTCTGGGGACAACGCGCGACTCGCGTTTTGGCAACACCCCTGCTGACTGGATTCTGAACCGCGCGAAAGCCCGCGCTGATTGGGATGTTGAACTGGTCGATCTGAAATCCTTTGATCTGCCCTTGTTCAACGAGGTTGCGTCAAACGCATGGGCGCCTTCGGAAAGCAGCGCGGCACTTGCTTGGCAGGCAGAAATTGCAAAGTATGACGGCTATATTTTCGTGACCCCCGAATACAACCGCTCGATCACGGGCGCGCTGAAAAACGCGCTCGATCAGGCCTATGTCGAATGGAACAAAAAGGCGTTCGGGATTGTCAGCTATGGCTCGGTCGGTGGGACACGCGCCGCTGAACACCTGCGCAGCATCGGGATCGAGTTGCAGATGGCCTCGACCCGGTCCGCTGTGCATATTGGTGGCAGCGATTTCTTCAGCGTTCACCCGCTGGGCGGTGATCCAAAGCCGATCGAGTCGATTGAAGGCTCTATCGGGGGTTCGGCGGATTCGATGCTGGACGAGCTGGATTGGTGGACCCGCGCCACAATGGCGGCACGCGGCTAA
- a CDS encoding IS630 family transposase (programmed frameshift), translating into MTRGCKPKYVVRLTTEEREHLEGMIRTGRQAAYRLLKARILLKADVSSDGPGWEDARIAEALETSLSTVFRTRRQLVEEGLEATLARKVPASLSQPRIFDGQAEAKLIALACSEPPEGYTHWTLRLLEKRVVELGIVEQASDTTIQRTLKKNALKPHRNRYWVIPPKANAGFVAAMENVLDVYTRPHDQNRPLVCLDETSKQLTRETRTPIPMQPGREARHDYEYERAGVASLFMLFAPLEGWRHVEIRDRRTAIDYAHILRDLADLHFPYAEKIDLVQDNLNTHNPASLYEAFPPAQARRIAQRFEWHYTPKHGSWLNIAECELSVLARQCLARRIPDKTMLKAEVDAWTTNRNSQRAKTNWQFTTQDARTKLIRLYPQIE; encoded by the exons ATGACAAGAGGGTGCAAGCCGAAGTATGTAGTTCGACTGACGACAGAGGAGCGTGAACACCTTGAAGGGATGATCAGAACGGGTCGGCAAGCCGCCTACAGACTGCTGAAGGCGCGGATTTTGCTGAAGGCGGATGTGTCCTCTGATGGCCCGGGATGGGAAGATGCGCGCATTGCCGAGGCATTAGAGACCAGTCTCTCGACTGTTTTCCGCACCCGGCGCCAACTTGTGGAGGAAGGGCTTGAGGCGACTTTAGCGCGCAAAGTTCCAGCGTCGCTTTCACAACCTCGGATCTTCGATGGGCAAGCCGAGGCCAAGCTGATCGCGCTTGCCTGTTCCGAACCACCCGAAGGATATACGCACTGGACACTCAGGTTGTTGGAAAAGCGGGTTGTCGAACTGGGCATTGTTGAGCAGGCCAGTGATACCACAATCCAACGCACGCTTA AAAAAAACGCGCTCAAACCGCACCGGAACCGGTACTGGGTAATCCCACCCAAAGCCAACGCTGGTTTCGTGGCGGCCATGGAGAATGTGCTGGACGTCTACACCCGTCCACACGATCAAAACCGTCCGCTGGTTTGTCTGGACGAGACCAGCAAACAATTGACCCGTGAGACCCGCACACCCATTCCCATGCAGCCAGGGCGCGAGGCGCGCCATGACTACGAATATGAACGCGCAGGTGTCGCCAGCCTGTTCATGTTATTCGCTCCTCTGGAGGGCTGGCGCCACGTCGAGATACGCGATCGACGCACTGCCATCGATTATGCCCATATCCTGCGCGATCTGGCTGATCTCCACTTTCCCTATGCCGAAAAGATCGATCTCGTGCAGGATAATCTGAACACCCACAACCCTGCATCGCTGTACGAGGCTTTCCCGCCTGCCCAAGCGCGCCGCATCGCACAACGGTTCGAATGGCACTACACGCCAAAACATGGGTCTTGGCTCAACATCGCTGAATGTGAACTCAGCGTCCTCGCTCGCCAATGTCTGGCCCGGCGCATCCCGGACAAAACTATGCTGAAGGCCGAAGTCGATGCATGGACAACAAATCGCAACTCCCAACGCGCCAAAACCAACTGGCAGTTCACAACTCAAGACGCGCGCACAAAGCTTATCCGGCTTTATCCGCAAATCGAGTGA
- a CDS encoding exopolysaccharide biosynthesis protein: protein MSKSNDDPSLSEILDTLEDAGDAEHVTINQILEGFGDRSLAPILLVPAMITATPISGIPGVPTITGLIVGLIVVQMLMGRNTLWVPQTIGKRGISKDKMAKSVRVLRKPVGSQVRQQNR from the coding sequence ATGTCCAAAAGCAATGATGACCCAAGCCTGAGCGAAATTCTCGATACGCTCGAAGATGCCGGAGATGCGGAGCACGTGACCATCAACCAGATCCTTGAAGGGTTTGGAGATCGTTCACTGGCCCCGATCCTGCTGGTTCCGGCGATGATTACCGCCACCCCGATTTCAGGCATTCCCGGTGTGCCCACAATCACGGGGCTGATCGTCGGATTGATCGTTGTGCAGATGTTGATGGGACGCAATACGCTGTGGGTGCCGCAGACCATTGGCAAACGCGGCATATCAAAAGACAAAATGGCGAAATCTGTCAGGGTTCTGCGCAAACCTGTGGGCTCTCAAGTTCGACAGCAAAACCGCTAA
- a CDS encoding recombinase family protein, protein MVPRAQSLPEKVCGQHRDRQAIVYIRQSTLQQVERNQESTRLQYALVDRAFALGWPREAIVVVDDDLGRSGASIEGRLGFQRLVAEVGLGRVGLVLGVEMSRLARSCRDWHQLLEICSLFDTLIADADGVYDPSNFNDRLLLGLKGTMSEAELHIIKARMLEGRRAKARRGELAKSLPAGYVARPSGEVIFEPDEQAQGVIRLIFDLFERLRSVGGVLRYLNEHNIQMPIRRKDGPTKGDLEWRRPSRATLHNLFNNPIYAGVYAWGARPVDRRRQKPGRPGTGRCVKAPDNVEVFLPDRLPAYISLEQFESIQAQIRANLPSAQGPVRAGSALLSGMVICGACGLRMQPTYNNNGQVARYICNGMHMAYAEPICQSLKAAPVDEAVSRAILRSLEPAALEISLAVASDLEAERKSLDRQWQQRLERAQFEVDRARRSYASVEPENRLVARSLEKSWEEALASQARLMVDYDRFQRERLQAPSRTELEAIRTLTQDLPALWQAATTTQRERQEIVRLLLERVIIKMVDDTEHVEVTCHWHGGNQTMHKVIRPVARITALSSYPALIARMKELYEAGHSSRCIANILNEEGFAPPKRRNTYTPEMVRHRLVAAGIAKPQRKKPSASAMIVREPDEWTIRELAEAIGMPQATLYYWVANGRLSSRLVKHDRKPVKLVTADATMIEDLKAIRASPPHLRRLPPRQSAEQLKLIT, encoded by the coding sequence ATGGTCCCGCGCGCCCAGAGTTTACCCGAGAAAGTCTGCGGACAGCATCGCGATCGCCAAGCGATCGTTTATATTCGCCAATCAACGCTGCAGCAGGTTGAGCGCAATCAGGAATCGACACGGCTGCAATACGCTCTGGTTGACCGGGCTTTCGCACTTGGCTGGCCGCGGGAAGCGATCGTCGTGGTCGACGATGATCTGGGACGCTCGGGCGCCTCGATCGAGGGACGGCTTGGCTTTCAGCGGCTGGTAGCAGAAGTCGGACTGGGTCGTGTCGGATTGGTCCTTGGGGTCGAGATGTCACGGCTTGCGCGCTCGTGCCGGGACTGGCACCAGTTGTTGGAGATTTGCTCCCTATTCGATACATTGATTGCGGATGCCGATGGCGTTTACGACCCATCGAATTTCAACGATAGGCTCCTGTTAGGCTTAAAGGGGACAATGAGCGAGGCCGAACTGCATATTATCAAGGCAAGAATGCTGGAGGGGCGACGTGCGAAGGCCCGGCGCGGCGAACTCGCAAAGAGTTTGCCAGCGGGTTATGTAGCGCGCCCGTCGGGGGAGGTCATCTTCGAACCTGATGAACAGGCCCAGGGCGTCATCCGTCTTATCTTTGATTTGTTTGAGCGGCTGCGGTCGGTTGGAGGTGTGCTGCGGTATCTGAACGAGCACAATATACAGATGCCGATACGCAGGAAAGATGGCCCGACCAAGGGTGATCTTGAGTGGCGCCGCCCAAGCCGAGCCACGCTGCATAACCTGTTCAACAATCCTATTTATGCCGGTGTGTATGCCTGGGGTGCGCGGCCCGTCGACAGGCGGCGCCAGAAGCCGGGGCGTCCTGGAACCGGGCGCTGCGTGAAGGCGCCGGACAATGTCGAGGTGTTTCTGCCAGACCGGTTGCCGGCCTATATCAGCTTGGAGCAATTCGAGAGCATCCAAGCGCAGATTAGGGCCAACCTGCCGAGCGCGCAGGGGCCGGTCCGGGCTGGAAGCGCTTTGCTATCGGGCATGGTGATTTGTGGCGCGTGCGGCTTGAGGATGCAGCCAACCTATAACAACAATGGTCAAGTCGCGCGCTACATCTGCAATGGCATGCACATGGCCTACGCAGAACCAATCTGTCAGTCGCTTAAAGCGGCCCCGGTTGATGAGGCTGTGTCGCGCGCTATCCTGCGATCGCTGGAACCAGCCGCGCTCGAGATCAGTCTTGCGGTCGCCAGCGACCTTGAAGCGGAACGCAAATCTCTCGATCGTCAATGGCAGCAGCGTCTTGAGCGCGCCCAATTCGAGGTTGATCGCGCCCGGCGGAGTTATGCCAGCGTCGAGCCAGAGAACCGACTGGTTGCGCGTAGTCTCGAGAAGAGTTGGGAAGAGGCGCTGGCGAGCCAAGCGCGCCTCATGGTTGATTATGACCGCTTCCAGCGCGAACGTCTGCAAGCACCGAGCCGCACTGAACTGGAGGCGATCCGTACCCTTACCCAAGATCTCCCCGCGCTTTGGCAGGCGGCAACAACCACACAAAGAGAACGACAGGAAATTGTACGGCTGCTGCTCGAAAGGGTTATCATCAAGATGGTTGATGACACCGAGCATGTGGAGGTCACGTGTCATTGGCATGGCGGCAATCAAACGATGCACAAGGTGATCCGTCCTGTCGCGCGGATCACCGCGCTCAGCAGCTATCCGGCACTGATTGCGCGCATGAAGGAACTCTACGAAGCTGGCCACAGTAGCCGCTGCATTGCCAATATTCTCAACGAAGAAGGCTTTGCCCCCCCCAAGCGTCGTAACACCTATACCCCCGAAATGGTCCGCCACCGCCTGGTTGCGGCGGGCATCGCCAAACCACAGCGCAAAAAACCCAGCGCCTCAGCGATGATTGTGCGCGAACCCGACGAGTGGACAATCCGAGAATTAGCCGAAGCCATCGGCATGCCTCAAGCGACCCTGTATTATTGGGTCGCCAACGGCCGCCTAAGCAGCCGCCTGGTTAAACATGACCGCAAACCGGTGAAGCTGGTGACTGCTGACGCGACAATGATCGAGGATCTTAAAGCGATCCGCGCGAGCCCGCCCCACCTGAGGCGCCTGCCGCCCCGGCAAAGCGCAGAACAACTTAAACTTATCACTTGA
- a CDS encoding exopolysaccharide biosynthesis protein, with protein sequence MANPLNYLSPHPLKQQNLTRKCRSWVGWLDRMMKPRMAWLAKLPWNYVALLTCLAIAVTTPLMEFLPFVISIAAVAIGVFAAGILMRDGLVMLIGYALTAILVFASVQVA encoded by the coding sequence GTGGCTAACCCATTGAATTATCTATCGCCACATCCCCTCAAACAGCAAAATTTAACCCGCAAGTGTCGAAGTTGGGTGGGCTGGCTGGACCGGATGATGAAGCCGCGCATGGCTTGGTTGGCCAAACTGCCGTGGAATTATGTGGCCCTGCTGACCTGTCTGGCCATCGCCGTGACCACGCCCCTGATGGAGTTTTTGCCCTTTGTCATCTCAATCGCTGCGGTTGCAATCGGCGTTTTTGCGGCAGGGATACTGATGCGTGACGGGTTGGTCATGCTGATTGGCTATGCACTTACTGCGATTCTGGTCTTCGCAAGCGTGCAGGTTGCCTGA
- the cobS gene encoding cobaltochelatase subunit CobS encodes MTASEKPTEEISVRDVFGVDSDMKVKAFAEATDRVPALDPTYKFDPDTTLAILAGFAYNRRVMIQGYHGTGKSTHIEQVAARLNWPAVRVNLDSHISRIDMIGKDAIKLRDGAQVTEFQEGILPWALRNPVAIVFDEYDAGRPDVMFVIQRVLEHDGKLTLLDQNEIITPHPSFRLFATANTVGLGDTTGLYHGVQQINQAQMDRWSLVATLNYLSHDAETAIVLSKSPAYNTAKGRQEISQMVTVADMTRTAFMNGDLSTVMSPRTVINWAENARIFRSVGYAFRLSFLNKCDELERQTVAEFYQRCFDEELPESAVSMSLG; translated from the coding sequence ATGACGGCATCGGAAAAGCCAACCGAAGAAATTTCGGTCCGCGATGTGTTCGGGGTAGACTCGGACATGAAGGTAAAGGCATTCGCCGAAGCGACCGACCGCGTGCCGGCCCTTGACCCAACCTACAAGTTTGACCCCGACACCACCCTCGCGATTCTGGCAGGCTTTGCCTATAATCGGCGGGTGATGATTCAGGGATATCACGGCACAGGCAAATCCACCCATATCGAACAGGTGGCCGCGCGGTTGAACTGGCCTGCGGTGCGGGTGAACCTCGACAGCCATATCTCGCGGATTGACATGATCGGCAAGGATGCGATCAAGCTGCGCGACGGCGCGCAAGTGACCGAGTTTCAGGAAGGCATCCTGCCTTGGGCGCTGCGCAACCCTGTGGCAATTGTGTTTGACGAATATGATGCGGGCCGCCCGGACGTGATGTTCGTCATCCAGCGCGTGCTGGAACATGATGGCAAGCTGACCCTGCTGGACCAGAACGAAATCATCACCCCGCACCCGTCTTTCCGGCTGTTCGCAACGGCCAACACGGTGGGCCTTGGCGATACAACGGGTCTGTATCACGGCGTGCAACAGATCAATCAGGCGCAGATGGACCGCTGGTCGCTGGTGGCTACCCTGAATTACCTGAGCCATGACGCGGAAACCGCCATCGTGCTGTCCAAAAGCCCCGCCTATAACACGGCCAAAGGGCGGCAAGAGATCAGCCAGATGGTCACCGTCGCGGATATGACGCGCACAGCCTTTATGAATGGCGATCTGTCCACCGTCATGTCACCCCGGACTGTCATCAATTGGGCCGAGAATGCGCGCATTTTCCGCTCGGTCGGCTATGCGTTCCGGCTGTCTTTCCTGAACAAATGCGACGAGCTGGAACGCCAGACAGTGGCCGAATTCTACCAGCGCTGCTTTGATGAGGAATTGCCGGAATCCGCCGTCAGCATGTCGCTGGGCTAA
- a CDS encoding cytochrome P450 translates to MALELPVFAQDPLDAGFVQDPYPAYDRMRALGPLIYWQDYNLPCAVSFAAANAILRDRRFGRMPLDPPEIPAHLAPFYAVEAHSMLELEPPRHTRLRSLVLRAFTSRRIAALGPEIEALSHELINTLPDGPFDLLTQFAQPLPVTIIARLLGVPETLAPDLLRWSNAMVGMYQAGRSRADEDRAIAATTEFVDFMRSYIAARRQTPRDDLITHLIAVEQEGDRLTTDEMISTCILLLNAGHEATVHSIGNATKTLLQTGHYGQTPISDALIEETLRFDPPLHLFTRWAYEDIEVVGRTLPKGTQIACLLGAANRCPKHWDAPAKFDPNRSAKANLAFGAGLHFCLGAPLARLELVHALRALVSRLPGLKLVQPPIYADIYHFHGLKSLIVAAK, encoded by the coding sequence ATGGCATTGGAATTGCCCGTCTTCGCACAAGACCCGCTGGATGCGGGTTTTGTGCAAGACCCTTATCCCGCCTATGACCGAATGCGCGCGCTGGGGCCGCTGATATACTGGCAGGATTACAACCTGCCTTGTGCTGTCAGCTTTGCCGCCGCGAACGCCATTCTGCGCGACCGTCGGTTCGGGCGTATGCCGCTGGACCCGCCAGAAATACCCGCGCATCTGGCCCCCTTCTATGCAGTCGAGGCGCATTCCATGCTCGAGTTGGAGCCGCCGCGCCACACGCGGTTGCGCAGCCTTGTTCTGCGCGCTTTCACTTCGCGTCGGATCGCGGCACTTGGCCCCGAGATAGAAGCGCTGTCGCATGAATTGATCAACACGTTGCCCGATGGCCCGTTTGATCTGCTGACCCAGTTCGCCCAGCCCTTGCCCGTCACGATTATCGCGCGCTTGCTGGGCGTGCCGGAAACACTGGCCCCCGACCTGCTGCGCTGGTCCAATGCGATGGTCGGCATGTATCAGGCAGGCCGCAGCCGTGCGGATGAGGACCGCGCCATTGCGGCCACCACGGAATTTGTCGATTTCATGCGCAGCTATATTGCGGCACGCCGCCAAACCCCGCGCGATGATCTGATAACCCATCTGATCGCGGTCGAGCAAGAGGGCGACCGCCTGACCACGGATGAGATGATCTCGACCTGCATTCTGCTGCTGAATGCGGGGCATGAGGCGACAGTCCACAGCATCGGCAACGCCACCAAGACCCTGTTGCAGACCGGTCATTACGGGCAGACCCCCATTTCAGATGCGCTGATAGAGGAAACTTTGCGCTTCGATCCGCCGCTGCATCTGTTCACCCGCTGGGCCTATGAAGATATCGAGGTGGTGGGTCGCACCCTTCCCAAAGGCACGCAAATTGCCTGCCTGCTGGGGGCTGCCAACCGCTGCCCGAAGCATTGGGACGCGCCCGCCAAATTCGATCCCAACCGCAGCGCAAAGGCGAATCTGGCCTTTGGCGCGGGGCTGCATTTCTGCCTTGGCGCGCCGCTCGCACGGCTGGAACTGGTGCATGCCCTGCGCGCGCTTGTGTCGCGCCTGCCCGGTTTGAAACTGGTGCAGCCCCCGATTTATGCCGATATTTACCATTTTCACGGCCTGAAATCTCTGATCGTTGCCGCCAAATAA
- a CDS encoding dipeptidase — MTATITPVLDQIDRDLPQALERLSALLRIPSISTDPAHTGDVDKAADWLVAELNALGFSARKDATSGHPMVVAQGGAAEGPHLLFYGHYDVQPVDPLDLWESDPFDPQIQDTPKGRVIRARGASDDKGQLMTFVEACRAWLAVHGSLPVKLTFCLEGEEESGSPSLVPYLEANRDALRADLALICDTGLFDAQTPGITTMLRGLLGEEITIHGPARDLHSGSFGGAAMNPARVLTRILADLHDDQGGVTVPGFYDDVPEIPDELRAQWDGLGFDADDFLGRVGLSVPAGEKGRTALEMIWARPTCEINGMISGYTGAGFKTVLPAQASAKVSFRLVGQQDPHKLRKAFREFVRARVPADCRVEFHDHGASPASVMETSHPAFEAARAALTDEWPKPAAFVGAGGSIPIAGYFKSILGMDSMLIGFAKDDDQIHSPNEKYDLDSFHRGIRSWARILDAVSKA; from the coding sequence ATGACCGCAACCATCACCCCAGTGCTGGACCAGATAGATCGGGATCTGCCGCAGGCGCTGGAGCGTCTTTCTGCCCTGCTGCGCATCCCTTCCATTTCGACAGACCCCGCGCATACAGGCGATGTGGACAAGGCCGCGGACTGGCTGGTGGCGGAACTGAACGCGTTGGGCTTTTCTGCCCGCAAGGATGCGACCAGCGGCCACCCGATGGTGGTTGCACAGGGCGGCGCAGCAGAAGGGCCGCATCTGCTGTTCTATGGTCACTATGACGTGCAACCCGTGGACCCACTGGATTTGTGGGAATCAGACCCGTTTGATCCGCAGATTCAGGACACACCTAAGGGCCGCGTGATCCGCGCGCGCGGCGCATCCGATGACAAGGGCCAGCTCATGACCTTTGTCGAGGCGTGCCGCGCATGGTTGGCCGTGCATGGCAGCCTGCCAGTGAAACTGACCTTCTGTCTGGAGGGCGAAGAGGAAAGCGGCTCGCCGTCCTTGGTGCCCTATCTCGAAGCCAATCGTGACGCGTTGCGCGCTGATCTGGCCCTGATCTGCGATACGGGCCTGTTTGACGCGCAGACCCCCGGCATCACCACAATGCTGCGCGGGCTGCTGGGCGAGGAAATCACCATCCACGGCCCTGCGCGCGACCTGCATTCAGGCAGCTTCGGTGGTGCGGCGATGAACCCCGCGCGCGTTCTAACCCGCATTCTGGCCGATCTGCATGACGATCAGGGCGGCGTAACAGTGCCGGGTTTCTACGACGATGTGCCCGAAATCCCGGACGAGCTGCGCGCGCAATGGGATGGGTTGGGCTTTGATGCCGACGATTTCCTTGGCCGTGTCGGCCTAAGCGTGCCTGCGGGCGAAAAGGGCCGCACCGCGCTGGAAATGATCTGGGCGCGCCCGACCTGCGAAATCAACGGCATGATTTCGGGCTATACAGGTGCCGGGTTCAAGACAGTGTTGCCCGCACAGGCATCGGCCAAGGTCAGCTTCCGGCTGGTCGGGCAACAAGACCCCCACAAACTGCGCAAAGCGTTCCGCGAATTTGTGCGGGCGCGTGTGCCCGCCGATTGCCGCGTTGAATTTCACGACCACGGTGCCTCGCCCGCGTCCGTGATGGAAACCTCGCATCCGGCATTCGAGGCGGCGCGCGCGGCCTTGACGGATGAGTGGCCCAAACCTGCGGCCTTTGTCGGCGCGGGCGGGTCGATCCCGATTGCGGGATATTTCAAATCCATCCTTGGCATGGATTCCATGCTGATCGGCTTTGCCAAGGATGATGACCAGATCCACTCGCCAAATGAAAAATATGATCTGGACAGCTTTCATCGCGGCATCCGGTCCTGGGCGCGGATATTGGACGCTGTGTCAAAGGCCTGA
- the hemA gene encoding 5-aminolevulinate synthase has translation MTYTAALDTALNRLHEEGRYRTFIDIERRKDYFPKAVWTRPDGTKQDIVVWCGNDYLGMGQQPVVLAAMHEALEATGAGSGGTRNISGTTVYHKRLEASVADLHGKEAALLFTSAYIANDATLSTLPKLFPGLIIYSDALNHASMIEGVRRNGGAKRIFRHNDVAHLRELMAADDPAAPKLIAFESIYSMDGDFGPIKDICDAADEFGALTYIDEVHAVGMYGPRGAGVAERDGLMHRIDIINGTLAKAYGVMGGYIAASAKMCDAIRSYAPGFIFTTSLPPAVAAGAAASVEMLKTAQHLRDKQQDHARILKMRLRGLGLPIIDHGSHIVPVHVGDPVHCKAISDMLLERHGIYVQPINFPTVPRGTERLRFTPSPVHNPGMIDDLVRAMDGLWAHCALNRAEISA, from the coding sequence TTGACTTATACTGCTGCGCTCGACACGGCCTTGAACCGATTGCACGAAGAAGGCCGCTACCGCACCTTCATTGATATCGAGCGTCGCAAAGACTATTTCCCCAAGGCCGTATGGACGCGCCCTGATGGAACGAAGCAGGATATCGTGGTCTGGTGTGGCAATGATTATCTGGGCATGGGGCAACAGCCTGTCGTGCTGGCCGCGATGCACGAAGCGTTGGAAGCGACCGGCGCCGGCTCTGGCGGAACGCGCAATATTTCCGGCACAACTGTGTATCACAAGCGGCTGGAAGCCTCGGTCGCGGATTTGCATGGCAAGGAAGCGGCGCTTCTGTTCACCTCTGCCTATATCGCCAATGATGCCACGCTCTCGACCCTGCCGAAGCTGTTTCCGGGGCTGATCATCTATTCCGACGCGCTGAACCACGCATCTATGATCGAAGGTGTGCGTCGCAATGGCGGGGCCAAACGGATTTTCCGGCATAACGATGTCGCGCATCTGCGCGAGCTGATGGCCGCGGATGACCCTGCCGCGCCGAAGTTGATCGCGTTCGAATCCATCTATTCGATGGATGGCGATTTCGGGCCGATCAAGGACATCTGCGATGCGGCCGATGAATTTGGCGCGCTGACCTATATCGACGAAGTGCATGCCGTGGGCATGTATGGCCCGCGCGGCGCTGGCGTGGCAGAGCGTGACGGGCTGATGCACCGGATCGACATCATCAACGGAACATTGGCCAAGGCTTACGGCGTGATGGGCGGCTATATCGCGGCCTCTGCCAAGATGTGCGACGCGATCCGCTCTTATGCGCCGGGGTTCATCTTCACGACATCGCTGCCGCCTGCGGTCGCGGCTGGTGCAGCGGCATCTGTCGAGATGCTGAAAACCGCCCAGCACCTGCGCGACAAGCAGCAAGACCATGCGCGCATTCTGAAAATGCGCCTGCGCGGGCTTGGTTTGCCGATCATTGACCACGGCAGCCACATCGTTCCGGTGCATGTCGGCGACCCGGTTCATTGCAAGGCGATTTCGGATATGCTGCTTGAACGGCATGGGATTTATGTACAGCCAATCAACTTTCCCACTGTCCCACGCGGGACCGAGCGGCTGCGTTTCACCCCCTCGCCAGTGCACAATCCGGGGATGATTGACGACCTTGTGCGCGCTATGGATGGGCTTTGGGCGCATTGTGCGCTAAATCGCGCCGAAATTTCCGCCTGA
- a CDS encoding helix-turn-helix domain-containing protein: MKWFGTKPTSEDVDTSNSAAIGFDDFEVRLGDLMRGERATLGKSLLDVQRELHIRATYIAAIESGDLSAFEAASFVAGYVRSYARYLGMDPDWSYAKFCAETGFAISPDLQRSTSSTPRISSQAANRDFSQGLLSRTKMASEPDPFWQRLDPVALGSITVMILLIVGLGFGGWTVLREVQRVNLAPADQSPTVLSDLDPISSGAAPRMANSEEPALRISAPENVSTANAQGVVRNYRPEALETPVVVSRDGPIAAINPREIDIESEDTGFRSAIDLALAEAESGRLSSEDVRVTRDGPPEVEVLAVRPSWIRVRAADGTVLFEKVLDAGERFKVPQSESPATLRAGNSGSVYMIVDGQPFGPTAPGAQVVDQIALSPESVTERFTLADLSDDQALREFVNVAEVEN; the protein is encoded by the coding sequence ATGAAATGGTTTGGAACTAAACCAACATCAGAAGACGTGGACACGTCTAATTCAGCAGCAATCGGTTTCGACGATTTTGAAGTTCGTCTGGGCGATTTGATGCGCGGTGAACGCGCGACGCTGGGTAAATCTTTGTTGGACGTGCAGCGCGAGCTGCACATACGCGCGACATATATCGCGGCCATCGAATCAGGCGACCTGTCTGCGTTCGAGGCGGCGAGCTTCGTTGCGGGCTATGTTCGGTCATATGCGCGCTACCTTGGGATGGACCCTGACTGGTCCTATGCAAAATTCTGTGCCGAAACGGGGTTTGCAATTTCGCCCGATTTGCAGCGCAGCACCTCAAGCACGCCGCGGATCAGTTCGCAGGCAGCAAATCGTGATTTTTCACAAGGTTTGCTGTCCAGAACAAAAATGGCGTCAGAGCCGGACCCCTTCTGGCAGCGGCTTGATCCGGTTGCGCTTGGATCAATCACTGTCATGATTCTGCTGATCGTGGGGCTTGGTTTTGGCGGCTGGACCGTCTTGCGCGAAGTGCAGCGCGTCAATCTTGCGCCTGCGGATCAATCGCCCACAGTGCTGTCAGACCTTGACCCGATTTCGTCAGGTGCCGCGCCCAGAATGGCAAACTCCGAAGAACCGGCTTTGCGCATCAGCGCGCCGGAGAATGTCAGCACGGCCAATGCACAAGGCGTCGTGCGCAATTATCGCCCCGAAGCGCTGGAAACACCGGTGGTGGTTTCGCGGGACGGGCCGATTGCCGCGATCAACCCGCGCGAGATCGACATAGAGTCCGAGGATACCGGCTTCCGGTCCGCCATTGATTTGGCCTTGGCAGAAGCAGAAAGCGGGCGCCTTTCCAGTGAGGATGTGCGTGTCACCCGTGACGGCCCGCCAGAAGTTGAAGTTCTGGCTGTGAGGCCAAGCTGGATCAGGGTGCGCGCCGCAGATGGGACTGTCTTGTTCGAGAAAGTTCTGGACGCAGGCGAGCGGTTCAAGGTGCCCCAATCCGAAAGCCCGGCCACCTTGCGCGCAGGCAATTCAGGCTCGGTCTATATGATCGTCGATGGTCAGCCCTTTGGCCCAACTGCGCCGGGTGCGCAGGTTGTGGACCAGATAGCCCTGTCGCCAGAATCTGTTACGGAACGCTTCACGCTTGCCGATCTGAGCGACGATCAGGCGCTGCGCGAATTCGTGAATGTTGCCGAGGTCGAGAATTAA